The Arcobacter sp. F2176 region ATTCATTCTAGTTCCTTAAAATATATAAAATAATTATACATTTTTAAGGTATAGTAGAGTTTACATTTTTGTATATAAAGTATACAAAATTAAAGTTTTAAAATTATTATTAAATTTGTTCTATTGAATTTTAGACTTTTAGATTTTTGTTAAATATAGTTAGTAAATGTAAAGAAGTTTTCTTCTTTACATTTTGATAATTGAAGTTAGTTTATAATGATAAATCTTTTAGACATTAAACCTAAAATGCATAACATCACCATCTTGCACAATATAATCTTTACCTTCAAGTTTTAATTTTCCTGCTTCTTTACACTTAGCTTCTCCACCTAAAGATACAAAATCTTCATAGGCAATAACTTCTGCTTTTATAAAACCTTTTTCAAAGTCATTATGAATCACAGCTGCTGCTTGTGGTGCTTTTGTATTTTTCTTAATAGTCCAAGCTCTAACTTCTATTTTACCAGCTGTAAAATATGATTGAAGTCCAAGTTTATCAAATGCTTTATGAATAATTTGCTCTAATCCTGATTCTTCTACACCTAAATCTGTTAAAAATTCTTGTGCCTCTTCATCTTCTAAACCAACTAGTTCTTCTTCTATTTTTGCACAAAGCATAATTACATCAGCATTAACAGAAGCCGCATGTTCTTTTAATATCTCAACAAATTTATTTCCACCATCTGCTAATGAATCTTCATCAACATTTGCCCCATAAATCACATCTTTATTTGACAAAAATCTAAGTTCTTTATCTAAAGCAATAAAAACATCATCTTCAAGTTTCTCAAAAGTTTTTACTGGGTTTAACTCTTCTAAATGTTTAAATAACTCTTCTGCAATTATAAAAGAAGAAGCCGCTTCTTTTGAAGTTTTTGCTTGTTTTTTAAGTCTATCTATTTTTTTCTCTAACTGTGAAATATCTGCATAAATAAGTTCAGTTTCGATTATCTCAATATCTCTTAAAGGATTTACATCACCTTCCACATGAGTGATATTTCCATCTTCAAAACATCTAACCATATGTAAGATCATTTCAACTTCTCTAATATTAGATAAAAATTGATTCCCTAACCCTTCACCCTTTGAAGCACCTCGTACAAGTCCTGCAATATCTACAAAATCAATTGTTGAGTATTGAATTTTATCAGGAATAACAATTTTTGCTAACGCATCAAGTCTTTTATCAGGTACTGGAACAATTGCTTTATTTGGCTCAATAGTACAAAATGGATAATTTTGTGCCTCTGCATTTTGTGCTTTTGTCAAAGCATTAAAAGTTGTCGATTTACCTACATTTGGAAGTCCTACTATTCCTACACCTAATCCCATCGTTTACCTTTTATGTTAAATATTTGTTTTTTAATTTAACCGCATTATAAACGATAATGGCAAAGAAATAGATAAAATTTAAATTATTCTACATACAGATGATATAATGGGTACTATACTTATTTATAAATAAAGAGATTGTTTTCCACTACATTTGATTATTAATGTACTCTAATATAATTAAAAAGATCAATAATGTATAAAATATTTGACAAAATCTAATTTTAATATTATAATGACTAATATTTTATACACAAAAGGTATTTATATGAATTTTGTTGAACTTGGCAAAGAGTTGGCACTTTTAAGAAAAAGTAGAGGTATTTCTCAGAAAACTATCTCTAGTGATTTAAATATTTCAAGAGCAACTATCAGCAATTTTGAAAATGGAACCAGTAGTGACATTGGCCTTAAAAAAGTTTTGCAATTGACTGACTATCTAGGACAAGAGTTAGTTATAAAAGAAAAATCACTATTCCCTGTATTTGAGGATATTGTAAATGGATAAATTAAATGTAAAAGTAAATTCAAATTCTAGTGGTAACTTAATAAAAGAAGATAATGAATTTATATTCTCATATGATTGTGAAGAAAAAAACAATTTTATCTCTTTACTTATGCCTGTAAGAAGTAAGCCATTTATCCATAATAAACTTCACCCTATTTTTGAAATGCATTTGCCAGAAGGCTACCTATTATCAATTATTAAAAAACATTTCTCAAAACTCACAAAAACCGATGATTTTGGCTTACTAAAAGTTATGTCAAACTCAATAAAAGGTAGGCTTTCTTATGAATCAAATTTTATTAAAGCTGACGATAGTTTAAGTCTTGATGATTTATTACATACAAAAAAAGATAACCTTTTTGATGAATTAGTAACAAAATTTGCACTAAACTCAGCACTAAGTGGAGTTCAGCCAAAAGTTTTAGCCGTAATTGAAAATAAAGCAACTTTAAAAGTTGATGATTACATTGTCAAATCTTGGGGTGCAGATTATAAAGAACTTGCTTTAAATGAGTACTACTGCATGGAAATAGTTAGAAGATCAAACATTGAAGTTCCAGAGTTTTATATATCTGATGATGAAAAGCTTTTTATAATGAAACGATTTGATAAAGTTGATGATAAATATATTGGCTTTGAAGACATGTGCGTTTTAATGGGTAAACAAAGAGATGATAAATATGAAGGATCTCATGAACAAATAGTAAAAACAATTAAAACTTTTGTTTCACCGCAGCACAAAAAATCTTCACTTATTCAATTTTTTAAAATGACTTATTTAAATTTTTTGTTAAAAAATGGTGATGCTCATCTCAAAAACTTTGGGCTTATTTACACAGGAATAGATGACATAAAATTAGCACCAGCATATGATGTAGTATCAACTACAGTATATATTAAAAATGATATTCCAGCATTATTACTTCTTGGCAGTAAAAAATGGTGGGACAACAAGTATATAGAAAGATTCGGTATACAAACATGTGATCTAACAAAAAAAGAAATTAATGAAGCAATAAGTGAATGTGACAATGCAATAAAAATTGTAAAAAATCAACTGTCAATTAGATTAGAAACTGAATCAAATGAAGATAAAAAAGAGCTATTAAAAAAACTAATAGATTGTTTTATATAAGTAAAATATATCATTTATAAGACCACTCATAGTTTTATGTCTATAACTGATAGTTAATGAAATTATATAATAGTTCAATAAATTAATTTTGAACTTAAAGAAAGTTCCAAAACCTACAGGTTGTTGAACTTGTTTTTAAAACTCATCTTTCTAACAATTTTTTAGCCACATTGCACATTATAATATATTTAACATTTTGCAGATTTATTACGAGGTGAGAGGACTTAATGGTATACTAAATAGAATACGCAAGTATGTATTTTATAATATCCCCTAGAATTATAAGTTTTAGTTTTTTCAAAATATCAATGTAAAAACATGCAAAAGTATAGATTGAACGTAAAAACATGCAAAAGTATAGATTGAACGTAAAAACATGCAAAAGTATAAATTGAATGTAAAAACATGCAAAAGTATAAGATTAATTGTTGTATCATATGAAATAATTTAATAAAAAAGATAAACAATGGATAAATACTTTATGCTTATGGGTGATATAAAAGATAGTAGAAAATATGATCAAAAAATATTATCAGAAACGCTAAATAGAATATTAATAGAAACCGAAGAGAATTTTAGAGATAAAATAATTACAAAACTGGAAATTAAAGTTGGGGATGATTTTCAGGTTGTAGTTAAAGACATAAAAATATTGTTATCAATATTACTTTATTTAGATATTGCATTTATGTTAGAAAATATCGAATGTAGGTTTGCTTTAGGATATGGTAATATCTATGGAAATA contains the following coding sequences:
- the ychF gene encoding redox-regulated ATPase YchF, producing MGLGVGIVGLPNVGKSTTFNALTKAQNAEAQNYPFCTIEPNKAIVPVPDKRLDALAKIVIPDKIQYSTIDFVDIAGLVRGASKGEGLGNQFLSNIREVEMILHMVRCFEDGNITHVEGDVNPLRDIEIIETELIYADISQLEKKIDRLKKQAKTSKEAASSFIIAEELFKHLEELNPVKTFEKLEDDVFIALDKELRFLSNKDVIYGANVDEDSLADGGNKFVEILKEHAASVNADVIMLCAKIEEELVGLEDEEAQEFLTDLGVEESGLEQIIHKAFDKLGLQSYFTAGKIEVRAWTIKKNTKAPQAAAVIHNDFEKGFIKAEVIAYEDFVSLGGEAKCKEAGKLKLEGKDYIVQDGDVMHFRFNV
- a CDS encoding helix-turn-helix domain-containing protein, with translation MNFVELGKELALLRKSRGISQKTISSDLNISRATISNFENGTSSDIGLKKVLQLTDYLGQELVIKEKSLFPVFEDIVNG
- a CDS encoding type II toxin-antitoxin system HipA family toxin; this encodes MDKLNVKVNSNSSGNLIKEDNEFIFSYDCEEKNNFISLLMPVRSKPFIHNKLHPIFEMHLPEGYLLSIIKKHFSKLTKTDDFGLLKVMSNSIKGRLSYESNFIKADDSLSLDDLLHTKKDNLFDELVTKFALNSALSGVQPKVLAVIENKATLKVDDYIVKSWGADYKELALNEYYCMEIVRRSNIEVPEFYISDDEKLFIMKRFDKVDDKYIGFEDMCVLMGKQRDDKYEGSHEQIVKTIKTFVSPQHKKSSLIQFFKMTYLNFLLKNGDAHLKNFGLIYTGIDDIKLAPAYDVVSTTVYIKNDIPALLLLGSKKWWDNKYIERFGIQTCDLTKKEINEAISECDNAIKIVKNQLSIRLETESNEDKKELLKKLIDCFI